The genomic segment TCGTTCGTTGCAAAATACTTAATATGCAAATAAAACCAAAGCGAAAAATAGGGTATATTTATAATAAGGCGTTGCACCTGACCGCTATTCCGTTACGCTTCATAGCGGCAGGTGAGCTTAGTCGTTATGTGTATAGTAAGAATAAACGCAATTGTGTTTATCCTGCTAATATGGAGTGATAAGAACTATGAAAATTCTTGCTATTATCGGTAGTCTTAGGAAAAAGAACACCTACAATGTAATAAAGAAAATTGAAGAATATCACAAAGCATATACAAAAGAATGCGAATATGAATATCTATTTTTGAAGGATATGGATTTTCAGCATTGTAAAGGATGTTTCTTATGTATATCAAAAGGAGAATGTTTTTGTCCTTTAAATGATAACAGAGATATTATTATTCAAAAAATCGAATCAGCAGACTGTATTATTCTTGCC from the Candidatus Aegiribacteria sp. genome contains:
- a CDS encoding NAD(P)H-dependent oxidoreductase, translating into MKILAIIGSLRKKNTYNVIKKIEEYHKAYTKECEYEYLFLKDMDFQHCKGCFLCISKGECFCPLNDNRDIIIQKIESADCIILA